A part of Papaver somniferum cultivar HN1 unplaced genomic scaffold, ASM357369v1 unplaced-scaffold_118, whole genome shotgun sequence genomic DNA contains:
- the LOC113330479 gene encoding RING-H2 finger protein ATL65-like: MKSELYIKERKKLFGGLPRILDQELRHLDNKDGEWQDMKQQASLESCMNMLSETSFISEFNINVGVMDAWPFYYNEDSANKGMAASEDEKRLQQVLLKSVLRKDDKDEMVIFWRQERIYYLLAYYPRFYYLFGVITGSLDGISSSNGRNSVNSNDTKWSCNLLACFGTFIVIPSTSSSSAIPSSCLSTLTCSDSSSKMPPPSRIPVDFSPPLIAMVVIVITAFVIVTYFRLISRHLLPPIIHLLRKWRIRWRLYRHRRRSYNPSTGEDIESSFSPPSDSAFHYLSSYGLDDSLIKTIPLSIYSAKTKTKSVLDCAVCLLEFEENDYIRTLPICSHSFHVDCIDIWLRSHANFPLCRGGIFPPQQLNSSSPFIPLMASRIRPRIEDIDILESILSGSRNYENSNSSVCEIRNDSFDHHCRRDSAMSPGRIINEIDFNSNSNNNRNFLLKRSYSFGFERNLLPSSDNRLLSETSTTSSPWRRSSWSKRTTSPFSCTTVSSKSRVFSLRYYRGGIKSPFFRRSRGSSSFFPLSESNFRYGGGGGGYSSRRSKSMTSPFFMRSSAAQPSSRLRCGDPEALLSPERLSRR, encoded by the exons ATGAAGAGCGAATTGTacatcaaagaaagaaaaaaactcttTGGAGGACTCCCGCGGATCCTTGATCAAGAGCTGAGACATTTGGATAACAAGGATGGTGAATGGCAAGATATGAAGCAACAGGCTTCCCTGGAAAGTTGT ATGAATATGTTGTCTGAGACTAGCTTCATTTCTGAATTCAACATAAATGTCGGTGTTATG GACGCTTGGCCTTTCTACTACAATGAGGATAGTGCCAATAAGGGAATGGCT GCTTCGGAAGATGAGAAAAGACTTCAGCAGGTCTTGCTTAAATCAGTGTTGCGTAAGGATGATAAAGATGAAATGGTGATATTTTGGAGGCAGGAGAGG ATTTACTATCTTCTTGCTTATTATCCgagattttattatttatttggagTTATAACAG GAAGTCTTGATGGGATTTCATCCTCCAATGGTAGGAATTCTGTAAACTCAAATGATACAAAATGGTCATGCAATTTATTGGCATGTTTTGGCACTTTTATAG TTATTCCTtctacttcttcatcttcagctattccttcttcttgtctttcaactcttacttgttcagattcttcttctaaaatgccCCCTC CTTCAAGGATTCCGGTAGATTTTAGTCCACCACTAATCGCCATGGTTGTTATTGTAATCACAGCTTTTGTAATCGTTACTTACTTCCGCTTAATCTCACGTCATTTACTTCCTCCAATAATTCATCTTCTTCGTAAATGGAGAATCCGTTGGCGATTATATCGCCATCGTCGGAGATCTTATAATCCTTCAACTGGAGAAGATATTGAATCATCATTTTCACCTCCATCAGATTCTGCTTTTCATTACTTATCATCGTATGGTCTTGACGATTCTCTAATCAAAACTATTCCTCTTTCAATTTATTcagcaaaaacaaaaaccaaatccGTTCTTGATTGTGCTGTTTGTCTTCTTGAATTTGAAGAAAATGATTACATTCGAACACTTCCGATTTGTTCACATTCTTTTCATGTTGATTGCATTGATATTTGGCTTAGATCTCATGCTAATTTTCCTCTTTGCCGTGGTGGAATTTTTCCACCGCAACAGCTTAATTCATCATCGCCTTTTATTCCATTAATGGCTTCAAGAATCAGACCTAGAATCGAAGATATTGATATTCTTGAAAGTATTCTTTCCGgatcaagaaattatgaaaattcaAACTCATCTGTTTGTGAAATTCGAAATGATTCTTTTGATCATCATTGTCGTCGAGATTCAGCGATGTCACCTGGTAGAATCATTAACGAAATCGACTTTAATTCAAACAGTAATAATAACCGAAACTTCTTATTAAAACGATCTTATTCGTTTGGGTTCGAGAGGAATTTGTTACCGTCTTCTGATAATCGGTTACTTAGTGAAACATCCACAACATCATCACCGTGGAGAAGAAGTTCCTGGAGTAAAAGAACAACATCACCGTTTAGTTGTACAACAGTTTCATCGAAATCTAGAGTTTTCTCATTACGTTACTACAGAGGAGGAATTAAATCACCGTTCTTCCGACGGAGTCGAGGATCGTCGTCGTTCTTTCCTCTATCAGAATCTAACTTCCGGTACGGCGGCGGTGGAGGTGGATATTCTTCGCGGCGGAGTAAATCGATGACGAGTCCGTTTTTCATGAGATCGTCGGCGGCTCAGCCATCGAGTCGGTTGAGATGCGGTGATCCGGAAGCTCTGTTATCACCGGAGAGATTGAGTAGACGGTAG
- the LOC113330378 gene encoding dirigent protein 21-like encodes MRAKIIFCTAVSVATLAVILLALVSPVAHKKMKKIQPSNSAWLTLSLYIQHPHSETIKNQPKPRISAHPGAYVFHRTLTEGPENTSRIVGNAQGFILPTEHFAHSAFNIIYLTFDTPEFSGSISMHIDHKTREELTVVGGTGSFAFARGLAIFAPRSSNSQESDVIDARYQLKLRLKFPNQVRRTVPG; translated from the coding sequence ATGAGGGCAAAGATCATTTTTTGCACAGCAGTGTCTGTTGCCACATTAGCAGTTATTCTCTTAGCCTTGGTCTCACCGGTAGCTcataaaaaaatgaagaagatccAACCAAGCAACAGCGCCTGGCTTACTCTTTCGCTATATATCCAACATCCCCATTCGGAAACCATAAAAAACCAACCAAAACCAAGAATAAGTGCACATCCTGGAGCATATGTGTTCCACCGAACTCTTACAGAGGGGCCTGAGAATACATCGAGAATAGTCGGTAACGCTCAAGGTTTCATACTCCCAACTGAGCATTTTGCTCATTCTGCTTTCAACATTATTTATCTTACATTCGATACGCCAGAGTTTTCTGGTAGCATTAGTATGCATATAGATCACAAGACCAGGGAAGAGCTTACGGTTGTTGGTGGGACGGGCTCTTTTGCTTTTGCTCGTGGTCTTGCCATTTTTGCACCGAGGTCGTCGAACTCCCAAGAATCTGATGTTATTGATGCAAGGTATCAATTGAAACTTCGTTTAAAGTTCCCTAACCAGGTGAGGAGGACAGTTCCGGGATGA
- the LOC113330739 gene encoding uncharacterized protein LOC113330739, whose translation MEERKYICANGLDSRYLTVVRFCKVRWYGTYPVWSHVCLVICVCKLEFGIDGLIGFPGSRLGSKQKSFGDIFIAQTEEHMVSWVRLPQIALLFEQASVLPVEAHIVGLQQKILSWTRISEKLFRNLFLRDITSIVFASIFLVSSSSYF comes from the exons ATGGAAGAAAG GAAATATATATGTGCTAATGGATTGGATTCAAGATACCTGACTGTTGTGAGATTTTGTAAAGTTCGTTGGTATGGCACCTATCCCGTATGGAGTCATGTATGCTTAGTTATTTGTGTGTGTAAACTTGAGTTTGGTATTGATGGACTCATTGGGTTCCCTGGATCAAGACTTGGTAGCAAGCAGAAGAGCTTTGGTGATATCTTCATTG CTCAAACGGAAGAGCACATGGTGTCgtgggttcgactcccacagATAGCATTGCTATTTGAGCAGGCTAGCGTGCTTCCAGTTGAAGCTCACATAGTGGGACTCCAACAAAAGATATTGAGCTGGACCAGGATCTCGGAGAAGCTTTTTAGAAATCTGTTTCTAAGAGATATTACTTCTATTGTATTCGCCAGTATCTTTTTAGTTTCATCAAGCTCATATTTTTAG